From the Gammaproteobacteria bacterium genome, one window contains:
- a CDS encoding AI-2E family transporter: MNQNHRELISIGFTITVVVMAAIVAMHFLLPLVWAGIIAIATWPVYQRFERWMGYRKTLVAALLTFAFTLVVMVPLVWLTIKGLHEARVFANFLIQSNTEGVPQPEWIKSLPWGSEYLQNMWQDKLGHQGAVSELLQTETSSIKSLSGFAKTVGLQVAHRSVVFGFALLCLFFFYRDGESLAKQINALGDYCLGHRWHLYSSNLPNAIKATVNGLVLVGLGVGVIMGTCYAILGVPFSVMLGAATALLAMIPFGAPIAFITVGLVLLIKGSLAGAVAVLVIGSILMFVADHFVRPVIIGNATQLHFLAVLFGILGGVEALGLVGLFIGPVVMVLFSTLWREPELS, encoded by the coding sequence AAATCATCGTGAATTAATTAGCATCGGATTTACTATTACTGTTGTTGTTATGGCAGCGATTGTAGCCATGCATTTTTTGCTTCCCTTGGTGTGGGCGGGAATCATCGCGATTGCAACCTGGCCGGTTTATCAGCGTTTTGAACGTTGGATGGGGTATCGTAAAACCTTAGTTGCTGCGCTACTGACTTTCGCATTTACTCTGGTAGTCATGGTGCCTTTGGTGTGGTTGACCATTAAAGGGCTACATGAGGCGCGTGTATTTGCGAACTTCCTCATTCAATCCAATACAGAAGGGGTTCCTCAGCCGGAGTGGATTAAAAGTCTGCCCTGGGGAAGTGAGTACCTACAGAACATGTGGCAAGATAAATTGGGACATCAAGGGGCAGTATCTGAATTGCTTCAAACTGAAACCTCTTCCATTAAATCACTTAGTGGTTTTGCAAAAACAGTAGGGTTGCAAGTGGCCCATCGCTCCGTTGTGTTTGGCTTCGCTCTTTTGTGTTTATTTTTCTTTTACCGTGATGGGGAAAGTTTGGCTAAGCAGATCAATGCCTTAGGTGATTATTGTTTAGGTCATCGTTGGCATCTTTATTCAAGTAATTTACCGAATGCGATCAAGGCAACTGTAAACGGATTAGTCTTAGTAGGTTTGGGCGTTGGTGTGATTATGGGCACTTGCTACGCTATATTAGGTGTTCCATTTTCTGTCATGCTTGGTGCAGCTACCGCACTCTTAGCCATGATTCCCTTTGGTGCTCCAATAGCCTTTATCACTGTAGGATTGGTTCTATTGATTAAAGGAAGTCTTGCAGGCGCTGTTGCAGTATTAGTTATTGGTTCTATCTTGATGTTTGTGGCAGATCACTTTGTGCGCCCGGTCATTATTGGTAATGCCACCCAACTCCATTTTCTCGCGGTATTATTTGGAATTTTGGGCGGCGTCGAAGCTCTAGGGCTAGTGGGCTTATTTATTGGTCCCGTCGTGATGGTGTTGTTCTCAACTTTATGGCGCGAACCAGAATTGAGCTAA